Proteins from a single region of Streptomyces sp. HUAS 15-9:
- a CDS encoding GNAT family N-acetyltransferase → MIKTSVTMRDLVVGDCHAVHAFASLPEACCYQAWGPNTEEQTRDFVQGAVDARLRSPQARFVYAACLDGELVGIGELKVRSLAHRQGEISYLVHPRVWGRGVGTAIGGELLGRGFGLIGLHRIYATCDPRNVASARVLGKLGMTHEGRHRHTALIRDGWRDSEVFSILDQEWAHRPGPE, encoded by the coding sequence GTGATCAAAACTTCGGTGACTATGCGCGATCTCGTTGTCGGTGACTGCCACGCTGTACATGCCTTCGCCAGTCTGCCGGAGGCTTGCTGCTACCAGGCGTGGGGGCCGAACACCGAGGAACAGACGCGGGACTTCGTCCAAGGCGCGGTGGATGCCCGGTTGCGGTCCCCGCAGGCGAGATTCGTGTATGCGGCCTGCCTCGACGGTGAACTCGTCGGTATCGGCGAGCTGAAGGTTCGTAGTCTGGCCCACCGTCAGGGCGAGATCTCCTATCTCGTGCATCCTCGGGTGTGGGGTCGAGGCGTGGGCACAGCCATCGGCGGGGAACTTCTCGGCAGAGGGTTTGGGCTGATAGGACTGCACCGGATCTATGCAACCTGCGATCCTCGCAACGTTGCATCGGCCCGGGTGCTGGGCAAGCTCGGCATGACCCACGAGGGCCGACATCGGCACACCGCGCTGATCCGGGACGGCTGGCGTGACTCCGAAGTCTTCAGCATCCTCGACCAGGAATGGGCGCACCGGCCCGGGCCCGAGTGA
- a CDS encoding transposase family protein, with protein MKSSWARAACSDSALCGISKEHLGALISELAGPWTAARDSELAKRRGHGRLRAAGAGPDHQLVFVDRVLVTLVVLRWALSHRVLAALFGVSPSTIDRAVGEVRPLLAARGFAVPDRSGIRLRTLADVFAYAQAEGITLRIDGTEVQVRRPKAGRPGRKAFVSGKKKQNTEKATMISDEQGRELWLGAIRPGRMHDVTAVRTEGIEEQLRLHPNVKAEVDSGYAGLARDFPGQVSAPPKKPAAYAGPSERNFYDHARRRQSQRRIMVEHANAEVKQWRSLQRWTGERDDLPEVIAAIGALVSDRSAKRPTRSRPSVELDRVRATAC; from the coding sequence GTGAAGTCAAGTTGGGCCCGCGCGGCCTGCTCTGATTCTGCCCTGTGCGGGATCTCGAAGGAACACCTGGGTGCGCTGATCAGCGAGTTGGCCGGGCCGTGGACCGCAGCCCGAGACTCTGAGCTGGCCAAACGGCGTGGTCATGGCCGATTGCGGGCGGCCGGGGCTGGGCCGGATCACCAGTTGGTCTTCGTGGACCGGGTGCTGGTGACCTTGGTGGTGTTGCGCTGGGCGCTGTCGCACAGGGTGCTCGCGGCGCTGTTTGGAGTTTCGCCCTCCACGATCGACCGGGCGGTCGGCGAGGTGCGCCCGTTGCTGGCCGCTCGCGGTTTCGCGGTGCCGGATCGGTCCGGGATCAGGCTCAGGACCCTTGCGGACGTGTTCGCCTATGCCCAGGCCGAGGGGATCACGCTGCGGATCGACGGTACCGAGGTGCAGGTACGCCGCCCGAAGGCGGGGCGGCCGGGCCGTAAGGCGTTCGTGTCGGGCAAGAAGAAGCAGAACACCGAGAAAGCCACGATGATCAGCGACGAGCAGGGTCGGGAGCTGTGGCTCGGGGCGATTCGCCCGGGCCGGATGCACGATGTCACAGCAGTACGCACCGAGGGCATCGAGGAGCAGTTGCGGCTGCACCCGAACGTGAAAGCCGAAGTCGATTCCGGCTATGCCGGCCTGGCCCGCGACTTCCCCGGCCAGGTCAGCGCCCCGCCGAAGAAGCCAGCGGCGTACGCTGGGCCGTCCGAGCGCAACTTCTACGACCATGCGCGCCGCCGCCAATCCCAACGGCGGATCATGGTCGAGCATGCCAACGCAGAGGTCAAGCAGTGGCGGTCGCTGCAACGCTGGACCGGCGAGCGCGACGACCTGCCCGAGGTCATCGCCGCAATCGGCGCCCTGGTCTCCGACCGCAGTGCCAAGCGCCCAACCCGCAGCAGGCCGAGCGTGGAACTCGACCGCGTCCGCGCGACGGCCTGCTGA
- a CDS encoding transposase, with product MGNCLTVDTRTSPAAPATSCSGSSRTTCAPRHSGSPTRSWSTTRRPCPSSGHWGGGELASADGLRFAARGITLYNYLSDQYSGFNHIVIPGTRRDSLYLLDGILDQPTSLNPTEIATDTAGASEMIFGLFRILGYQFSPRLADARHTLLYRADPAADYGPLNPLTTGRIRKRTIIENWDDLLCLAGSLREGTVRASQILPVLAGQGRPSPLGRTVMQIGRLDRSAFLARYYHSELFRRKINTQLNRQESRHELARRIFYGQKGELRQKYKEGQEDQLSALGLVLNACVLWNSVYIQEAVNQLRAEGHHISDADLARLSPLGHDHIRILGRYLFNIRASGPGQGLRPFRDPDAIKDDEDED from the coding sequence ATGGGGAATTGTCTGACCGTCGACACGAGGACGAGCCCGGCCGCTCCCGCGACCAGCTGTTCTGGGTCGAGCAGAACTACCTGCGCGCCGAGACACTCCGGCTCGCCAACGCGGTCCTGGTCGACTACCAGGCGACCTTGCCCATCGTCGGGCCACTGGGGCGGAGGCGAACTCGCCTCCGCCGACGGACTGCGCTTCGCCGCCCGCGGCATCACGCTCTACAACTACCTCTCGGACCAGTACAGCGGCTTCAACCACATCGTCATCCCCGGCACCCGCCGCGACAGCCTCTACCTGCTCGACGGCATCCTCGACCAGCCAACCTCGCTGAACCCCACCGAGATAGCCACCGACACCGCAGGCGCTTCCGAAATGATCTTCGGGCTGTTCCGGATCCTGGGCTACCAGTTCTCCCCGCGCCTCGCGGACGCCAGGCACACCCTGCTCTACCGCGCCGACCCTGCGGCCGACTACGGCCCGCTCAACCCGCTGACCACCGGTCGCATCCGCAAGCGGACCATCATCGAGAACTGGGACGACCTGCTGTGTCTGGCGGGCTCGCTGCGCGAGGGCACCGTCCGCGCCTCCCAGATCCTGCCCGTCCTCGCCGGCCAGGGCCGCCCCAGCCCGCTGGGCCGCACGGTCATGCAGATCGGTCGCCTGGACCGTTCCGCCTTCCTCGCCCGCTATTACCACAGCGAACTCTTCCGCCGGAAGATCAACACCCAGCTCAACCGGCAGGAGTCCCGCCACGAACTCGCCCGCCGCATCTTCTACGGCCAGAAAGGCGAGCTGAGGCAGAAGTACAAGGAGGGGCAGGAAGACCAACTGTCGGCGCTGGGACTCGTCCTGAATGCCTGTGTTCTGTGGAATTCGGTCTATATCCAGGAAGCCGTCAACCAGCTCCGCGCCGAGGGCCACCACATCTCCGACGCCGACCTCGCCCGGCTCTCACCCCTCGGCCACGACCACATCCGCATCCTGGGCCGCTACCTGTTCAACATCAGGGCAAGCGGCCCCGGCCAGGGCCTGCGTCCCTTTCGGGACCCGGACGCTATCAAGGACGACGAGGACGAGGACTGA